From Rudanella lutea DSM 19387, a single genomic window includes:
- a CDS encoding DUF2911 domain-containing protein — protein MRKLLLSATTLCLAAQLATAQIRLPQPSPGASVMQTIGTTDITVKYSRPSLKGREPFTSAFVPYGKVWRTGANAATNFNTTTDLTVGGQKLPAGSYALLSIPNQNEWTLIFSKNGSVTEQNYKQEEDALRVQIAAAPAAEKTETFTINFSDVTDSTANMNIVFGNAKATAKLGVDVTANASANVDKAVADKPEDPAVLQAAAGYNLSKGRNLEQALSWADKSIGMKETFRNVWLKAQILAKMGKFAEAVPLAQKALSLGETSGDAAFPFFKDAIAKGVTEYTSKLPVALPAAKGKKKKS, from the coding sequence ATGCGTAAATTACTTCTTTCAGCAACCACGCTTTGCCTGGCGGCCCAATTGGCCACCGCTCAAATCCGTCTACCTCAGCCGAGCCCCGGTGCGTCGGTAATGCAAACTATTGGCACTACCGATATTACGGTAAAATATTCGCGCCCCAGCCTCAAAGGCCGCGAGCCGTTTACGAGCGCCTTTGTTCCCTATGGTAAAGTATGGCGTACCGGTGCCAACGCGGCTACCAATTTCAACACCACAACCGACCTGACGGTAGGTGGCCAGAAATTGCCCGCTGGTTCGTACGCGCTGCTCTCGATTCCCAACCAGAACGAGTGGACGCTTATTTTCAGCAAAAACGGATCGGTAACCGAGCAAAACTATAAGCAGGAAGAAGACGCCCTGCGTGTTCAGATTGCCGCAGCTCCGGCTGCTGAAAAAACGGAAACGTTTACCATCAACTTCAGCGACGTAACCGACAGCACAGCCAACATGAATATCGTGTTTGGTAACGCGAAGGCAACCGCTAAGCTGGGTGTCGACGTAACTGCCAATGCATCAGCCAACGTAGACAAGGCCGTTGCCGACAAACCCGAAGACCCAGCCGTGTTGCAGGCCGCTGCGGGCTACAACCTCTCAAAAGGCCGCAACCTGGAGCAGGCACTGTCGTGGGCCGATAAGTCAATCGGCATGAAAGAGACCTTCCGCAATGTGTGGCTGAAGGCTCAGATTCTGGCCAAAATGGGCAAGTTTGCCGAAGCAGTGCCCCTGGCACAGAAGGCCCTGAGCTTGGGGGAGACGTCGGGCGATGCTGCCTTCCCGTTCTTTAAAGATGCCATTGCCAAAGGCGTAACCGAGTACACCTCAAAACTGCCAGTTGCTTTGCCAGCTGCTAAAGGCAAGAAGAAGAAAAGCTAA
- a CDS encoding sodium:solute symporter, producing the protein MSTLDWGVLGLTLTVIIVYGIYRSRGNRNMDDYLLAGNSLPWYHVCLSVMATQASAVTFLSAPGQGFSDGMRFVQFYFGLPLAMVVLSITFVPIFHRLKVYTAYEFLEGRFDRRVRSFTAILFLISRGLSTGISIYAPAIILSTILGWNIYLTNLIMGGIVLVYTVTGGTKAISYTHLQQMLIVTGAMAVAGYITVHMLPDGVGFTDALQVAGKAGRMNLVDLEFNPESRYNIWSGLIGGFFLQLSYFGTDQSQVGRYLTGQSVGQSRLGLLMNGMLKVPMQFLILLVGVLVFVFYQYRESPIFFNTQETDKLRNSPHAQAYNLLEIKHQLLTTARQKEVLNLQEALQTDNETGVESARKALLDADAAIKTNRDNVVKLIKKNNPTADTNDTNYVFLRFVLDYLPHGLIGLLIAVIFSASMGSIAAAYNSLASTTVVDIYKRSLRPGASDAHYVAASRWATVGWGVFCIVVAQFANRMGNMIEAVNILGSLFYGVILGIFVVAFYFRNIGGRATFLAAVIGEILVVVCWQLNLMAFLWLNVVGCVLVVGIAWLIEQFKKEVPEA; encoded by the coding sequence ATGAGTACACTTGACTGGGGCGTTCTGGGTCTTACCCTTACGGTTATCATTGTTTACGGCATTTACCGGAGCCGGGGCAATCGGAATATGGACGATTACCTGCTGGCCGGAAACTCACTGCCGTGGTATCACGTGTGTTTGTCGGTGATGGCAACGCAGGCCAGTGCGGTTACGTTTTTGTCGGCACCGGGTCAGGGCTTTTCCGACGGAATGCGCTTTGTGCAGTTTTATTTTGGTTTGCCATTGGCCATGGTCGTGCTCTCGATCACCTTCGTCCCGATTTTCCACCGGCTCAAGGTGTACACCGCCTACGAGTTTCTGGAAGGCCGTTTCGATCGGCGGGTGCGTAGTTTCACGGCCATTCTGTTTCTCATTTCGCGGGGTCTTTCAACGGGCATCTCGATTTACGCACCGGCCATTATTCTGTCCACTATTCTGGGTTGGAACATCTACCTCACCAACCTCATTATGGGGGGCATCGTACTGGTTTACACGGTTACGGGTGGTACCAAAGCCATTTCGTACACGCACCTGCAACAGATGCTCATTGTGACGGGTGCTATGGCCGTAGCCGGGTATATCACGGTGCATATGTTGCCCGACGGCGTAGGCTTTACCGATGCCCTGCAGGTGGCAGGGAAGGCCGGGCGGATGAATCTGGTCGACCTGGAATTTAACCCCGAAAGCCGGTACAATATCTGGTCGGGACTGATTGGCGGCTTCTTCCTGCAACTCTCCTATTTTGGCACCGATCAGTCGCAGGTAGGGCGCTACCTTACGGGGCAGTCGGTGGGGCAAAGTCGGCTGGGCTTGCTCATGAATGGTATGCTCAAAGTACCCATGCAGTTTCTGATTCTGCTTGTAGGGGTGCTGGTCTTTGTGTTTTACCAATACCGTGAGTCGCCCATTTTCTTCAACACCCAGGAGACCGATAAGCTGCGCAACAGCCCGCACGCGCAGGCATACAACCTGCTCGAAATTAAGCATCAGCTGCTCACGACAGCCCGGCAAAAAGAGGTGTTAAACCTGCAGGAAGCTCTCCAGACTGACAACGAAACGGGCGTCGAATCGGCCCGTAAAGCCTTGCTCGATGCCGATGCGGCCATCAAAACCAACCGGGATAATGTGGTGAAACTGATCAAGAAAAACAATCCCACGGCCGACACCAACGATACGAACTATGTTTTTCTCCGGTTTGTGCTCGACTACCTGCCGCACGGGCTCATTGGGCTACTCATCGCTGTGATTTTTAGCGCGTCGATGGGGTCCATTGCGGCTGCGTACAACTCGCTGGCCTCCACTACGGTCGTTGATATTTATAAGCGCAGTTTGCGCCCCGGTGCCAGTGATGCGCATTACGTAGCCGCGTCGCGCTGGGCTACAGTAGGGTGGGGTGTATTTTGTATTGTGGTTGCTCAGTTTGCCAACCGAATGGGCAACATGATTGAGGCCGTCAATATTCTGGGGTCGCTGTTTTATGGGGTTATCCTGGGCATTTTCGTCGTCGCGTTTTATTTCAGGAACATCGGCGGTCGGGCCACCTTTCTGGCCGCGGTCATTGGCGAAATACTGGTTGTGGTTTGCTGGCAGTTGAATCTGATGGCATTCCTATGGCTCAATGTGGTAGGCTGCGTTCTGGTAGTGGGTATCGCCTGGCTCATCGAACAGTTTAAAAAAGAAGTGCCCGAGGCATAG
- a CDS encoding glucose 1-dehydrogenase, whose translation MNSETTQAAEKALFDLSGKVAIITGASKGIGEDIARVFARFGARVIVSSRKQEACDALAADIIAQGGEATGVAAHVGDMDQLKNLVDEAIATYGGIDILVNNAASNPVFGPSLDCDGLAFDKIMQANVKAPFELSKLCYPSMKARGGGSIIMMSSIAGHTPDPGLGIYSVSKASLNMLTKVLAKEWGPDGIRVNAICPGLIKTKFSQALWQDEKILNHFTKRLPIARMGTTDEISPMALFLASAASSYTTGSLFYADGGTVI comes from the coding sequence ATGAATTCGGAGACCACGCAAGCCGCCGAAAAAGCATTATTCGACTTAAGCGGAAAAGTAGCCATTATCACCGGAGCCAGTAAAGGCATTGGCGAAGATATTGCCCGTGTTTTTGCCCGGTTTGGCGCCAGGGTAATTGTCAGTAGCCGCAAACAGGAAGCCTGCGATGCCCTCGCGGCTGACATTATCGCACAGGGAGGTGAGGCTACGGGTGTGGCCGCGCACGTTGGCGACATGGATCAGCTAAAAAACCTCGTTGATGAGGCAATTGCAACCTACGGCGGCATCGACATTCTGGTCAACAACGCAGCCTCTAACCCCGTATTTGGCCCGTCGCTCGATTGCGATGGCCTTGCGTTTGATAAAATCATGCAGGCCAACGTAAAAGCGCCATTTGAGCTGAGCAAGCTTTGTTACCCCAGCATGAAGGCCCGCGGAGGGGGCAGTATTATTATGATGAGCAGTATTGCCGGCCACACACCCGACCCCGGTTTGGGTATCTACAGCGTCAGCAAAGCAAGCCTCAACATGCTTACCAAGGTACTGGCCAAAGAGTGGGGCCCCGACGGAATTCGGGTCAACGCGATCTGTCCCGGCCTGATCAAAACCAAGTTTAGCCAGGCGCTCTGGCAGGATGAAAAAATCCTGAACCATTTCACCAAACGGCTCCCCATTGCCCGGATGGGTACTACAGACGAAATCAGCCCAATGGCTCTCTTTCTGGCCTCAGCGGCTTCATCGTACACAACGGGTAGCCTGTTCTACGCCGACGGCGGAACCGTAATTTAA
- a CDS encoding OmpA family protein, translated as MNRSLLIVLLLAGFLTGAHSLRAQSVKLRAANKQLESFSYINAVRLYEDFLRTDKQKNAAETREALTNLGFSYRKLQDTRNAERVYGELVNKYTDLNSEIYMYYAQALAANGKYRESQKMYSKYGEQQTQDLRGRRFTVSYMDVGRFFQDSSSYKTYSLPINTRQADFSPMYYKGGIVFVSARDEGGPLKRVFTWNQTPFLDLYYHADTTEIRAPNVDMLRQPNTAVLGGGSPSATKAPEIAAPVEQKLSKTQEFSRTLNTKYHEGPMTFSRDQKMIVFTRNNGSKGKTGKSNDGVRKLKLYSAINEKGNKWSNVRELPFNNKEYSVGHPAFSPDNSKMYFVSDMPGGFGGTDLYVVEYRNGEWGTPVNMGKDINTEGNEMFPYADENGNLYFSSDGHEGLGGLDVFFAELKDGVAYKGVENVGAPINSEKDDFGIITDKYRTSGYFSSNRKKGISDDDIYSFRRNCRELKILVFDAKTNAPIDQADVRIVRNGTNLDLLLTDPKGETKLCLDANTEYEFKAVKEGYALNTVRFSTLTQSPKPVMSVTIYLDKSENSIVRGVVKREVDQVPEQGVKVTLRNERDKSERTIETGPDGGYEFDMKPGAPYTITASKNKYATKKVQLPKTKTPKVVTDSLGLYGEGDVFQLKNIYYDLNKFFIRPDAARELEHVVKILKEYPTMKIELRSHTDARASDAYNLKLSENRARAAMDYIVSRGIKPNRLVARGYGESEILNGCIDGTDCADADHQQNRRTEFKILAVQ; from the coding sequence ATGAACCGATCATTACTCATTGTGCTGTTGCTGGCTGGTTTTCTGACCGGAGCACATTCTCTCCGGGCGCAAAGCGTGAAACTGCGGGCTGCTAACAAGCAGCTTGAAAGCTTCAGCTACATCAACGCCGTCCGCTTGTACGAGGATTTTTTACGTACAGACAAGCAAAAGAACGCTGCCGAAACCCGTGAGGCATTGACCAATCTGGGTTTCAGCTACCGGAAATTGCAGGATACCCGTAACGCCGAACGGGTGTATGGCGAACTGGTCAATAAGTACACGGATCTCAATAGCGAGATTTATATGTACTACGCCCAGGCCCTGGCTGCCAACGGCAAGTACCGGGAATCGCAGAAAATGTATAGCAAGTACGGTGAGCAGCAGACCCAGGATTTACGCGGTCGGCGGTTTACGGTCTCTTATATGGACGTGGGTCGTTTCTTCCAGGACTCATCGTCGTACAAAACCTACAGCTTACCCATCAATACCCGGCAGGCCGATTTCAGCCCAATGTACTACAAGGGCGGTATCGTGTTTGTGTCGGCGCGCGATGAGGGCGGTCCGCTGAAACGGGTGTTTACCTGGAATCAGACCCCTTTCCTCGATTTGTACTACCATGCCGACACCACTGAGATTCGGGCTCCGAATGTCGATATGCTCCGTCAGCCCAACACGGCGGTGCTGGGTGGCGGTTCGCCGTCGGCAACCAAAGCGCCCGAAATTGCGGCTCCGGTAGAGCAGAAGCTGTCTAAAACACAGGAGTTTAGCCGGACGCTGAATACCAAATACCATGAAGGCCCGATGACATTTTCGCGGGACCAGAAAATGATTGTATTCACCCGGAACAACGGCAGCAAAGGCAAGACCGGCAAAAGCAACGACGGGGTGCGTAAGCTGAAGTTGTATTCAGCTATCAACGAGAAGGGAAACAAATGGTCGAACGTGCGGGAGTTACCTTTTAACAACAAGGAATATTCGGTTGGTCACCCGGCTTTCTCGCCCGACAATAGTAAAATGTACTTTGTGTCGGATATGCCCGGTGGCTTTGGCGGAACCGACCTATACGTGGTCGAATACCGCAACGGTGAGTGGGGCACGCCCGTTAACATGGGTAAAGACATCAATACGGAAGGTAACGAGATGTTCCCCTATGCCGATGAGAACGGTAATCTCTACTTTTCGTCGGATGGGCACGAAGGCCTCGGCGGGCTCGATGTTTTCTTTGCCGAGCTGAAAGATGGTGTCGCGTACAAAGGGGTTGAAAACGTGGGGGCACCCATCAACTCTGAGAAGGATGATTTTGGTATCATCACCGACAAGTACCGGACTTCAGGGTATTTTAGCAGCAACCGGAAAAAGGGCATCAGTGACGATGATATCTACAGTTTCCGCCGGAACTGCCGTGAACTTAAAATTCTCGTGTTCGACGCGAAAACTAACGCACCCATTGATCAGGCCGACGTGCGCATTGTGCGTAACGGAACCAACCTCGACCTGCTGCTGACCGACCCGAAAGGCGAAACCAAGCTCTGCCTGGATGCCAACACGGAGTACGAGTTTAAGGCGGTGAAAGAAGGCTACGCGCTGAATACGGTTCGGTTCTCAACTCTGACTCAGTCGCCAAAGCCGGTGATGAGCGTAACCATTTACCTCGACAAGAGCGAAAACAGCATTGTCCGTGGAGTGGTGAAACGGGAAGTCGATCAGGTGCCGGAGCAGGGCGTGAAAGTGACCCTCCGCAACGAACGCGACAAGTCGGAGCGGACTATCGAAACGGGTCCCGACGGTGGGTACGAGTTCGACATGAAGCCCGGTGCACCGTACACCATTACGGCCTCGAAAAACAAGTATGCCACTAAGAAAGTACAGTTGCCCAAAACCAAGACGCCTAAGGTTGTCACCGATTCACTGGGTCTGTATGGCGAGGGCGACGTATTCCAGCTCAAGAATATCTACTACGATCTGAACAAGTTCTTTATCCGGCCCGATGCCGCTCGCGAACTCGAACACGTGGTTAAGATCCTGAAGGAATACCCAACCATGAAAATCGAACTTCGCTCGCATACCGATGCGCGTGCCAGCGATGCCTATAACCTGAAACTGTCGGAAAACCGGGCGCGTGCCGCCATGGACTACATTGTATCGCGCGGCATCAAGCCGAACCGCCTGGTAGCCCGTGGTTATGGGGAAAGCGAAATTCTGAACGGCTGTATCGATGGTACCGATTGTGCCGACGCAGATCACCAACAGAACCGACGCACCGAGTTTAAGATTCTGGCGGTGCAGTAG
- the tilS gene encoding tRNA lysidine(34) synthetase TilS, protein MQSYVNKRVSAMYDSFLEFINDQHLFQPTDRVLLAVSGGLDSVVMTDLMVRAGFAVGIAHVNFGLRGADSDADEAFVTQLAVGYNRPCHTIRFDTTSVARERGLSVQVAARQLRYDWFEAVAREHGYTWIATAHHQNDVLETLLLNLVRGTGLAGLRSIPIRQGRIVRPLWFASREEVRVYAQERGLPWREDVSNMSDKYARNRLRHQVVPVLEAINPHLITTFGRTVERLRAAESLLNETLAASWQACARESSGMWTIDLEWLRAQSEWAFRLSEWLKPFGFPYGQVQEVVRVVEAGQKGQVFRSATHGLWHDRAGLMVAPLSVEIPYDFPLPSGETGTLLLPDGRQVSWFYQESPDRFVPPNEPDASVGYLDADQLDQPLHIRSWRQGDRFRPLNMQGTKLVSDLLNDRKVSLPERARTAVLTAGDKVVWVVGHRLAHEVRITDSTRRILVVRLQNSESKR, encoded by the coding sequence ATGCAAAGCTATGTCAATAAACGCGTATCGGCCATGTATGATTCGTTTTTAGAGTTTATTAACGATCAGCACCTCTTTCAACCGACCGACCGGGTACTGCTGGCCGTAAGCGGGGGGCTCGACTCCGTTGTGATGACCGACCTGATGGTTCGGGCGGGTTTCGCAGTCGGCATAGCACATGTCAATTTCGGTCTGCGCGGGGCCGACTCAGACGCCGACGAGGCCTTTGTAACACAACTGGCCGTTGGGTACAACCGGCCGTGCCACACCATTCGGTTTGATACAACGTCGGTGGCGCGCGAGCGGGGTTTGTCGGTGCAGGTGGCAGCCCGTCAACTCCGGTACGACTGGTTCGAGGCTGTGGCCCGCGAGCATGGTTACACCTGGATTGCCACGGCTCACCATCAAAACGACGTACTCGAAACCTTGTTGCTCAACCTGGTGCGGGGTACCGGATTGGCCGGGTTACGCAGTATTCCAATCCGGCAGGGGCGCATTGTCCGGCCACTCTGGTTTGCCAGTCGGGAAGAGGTTCGGGTGTACGCCCAGGAACGTGGTCTGCCCTGGCGCGAAGATGTCTCCAACATGAGCGATAAATACGCCCGAAACCGTCTGCGGCATCAGGTGGTACCCGTGCTGGAAGCTATCAACCCCCATTTGATCACCACTTTTGGCCGCACCGTAGAGCGGCTGAGGGCGGCCGAGTCGCTCCTAAACGAGACGCTCGCGGCATCGTGGCAAGCCTGCGCCCGCGAATCGAGTGGAATGTGGACGATTGATCTGGAATGGCTACGGGCCCAATCAGAGTGGGCGTTTCGACTGAGCGAATGGCTCAAACCGTTTGGGTTCCCGTATGGTCAGGTGCAGGAGGTGGTCCGTGTGGTTGAAGCAGGTCAGAAAGGGCAGGTGTTTCGGTCGGCAACGCACGGACTGTGGCACGACCGGGCCGGGCTGATGGTGGCTCCTTTATCGGTCGAGATACCGTATGATTTCCCGCTTCCTTCAGGAGAGACCGGTACGTTGTTGCTGCCCGACGGTCGGCAAGTGAGCTGGTTTTACCAGGAGAGCCCGGACCGCTTTGTTCCGCCAAACGAGCCAGATGCGTCTGTGGGGTATCTCGACGCCGACCAATTGGACCAGCCTCTGCATATTCGGTCCTGGCGGCAGGGTGACCGATTCCGACCGCTGAATATGCAAGGCACCAAACTGGTGAGCGACCTGCTCAACGACCGGAAAGTGTCATTGCCCGAACGCGCCCGGACGGCCGTACTTACGGCGGGTGATAAAGTGGTTTGGGTGGTGGGGCATCGGTTGGCACACGAGGTCCGAATAACCGACTCTACCCGGCGGATACTGGTTGTTCGGTTACAGAATAGCGAATCTAAACGCTAA
- a CDS encoding OstA-like protein — MRISILTTLLLTACWLPGRAQVGRPPMSGGNSGPVEKVELLPPGADSLVVLNDPGQVIRKLYNNVRFRHKGVLMYCDQAIQNVTTNVIEAYGNVRILQGDTISVRADTMYYYGNVRQANLRGRVTMKDRKMTLTTGQLDYDMSMGVAHYPNKGRIVDRENILTSQEGFYDTRTKQFTFRQNVRLVNPKYTLTADNLLYNSLTKIADFQGPTKIVNKDGTLLASQGQYNTVTRVSNFQQRATVETPKYTLTGDTLFYDNNTDLGIAKGNVVMVAKEDKTIITGEHTRYNGRIGISRVTGNALVKSVVSNQDTLFMRADTLFSYDTPRDTARTKPKPGTKPVRKLIGQRNVVVFKSDLQSRCDSLVYDVADSTIYFFKKPIIWSGQYQLEADSVTTRMKNNRIDRMFLRTRSFVVARDTLQNFNQIKGRAITAYFQTKNDTVRAVTSTMPTSTTVVKGKLPTRPAVATNAASSTVAAPLTVRQNTVLDRVIVEGNGQSIYFAVDDKNKLVGMNRVECSRMNIDFENQKVNEIRFYGQPDSQFVPPQEITGPKKELEGFRWRTADKPGKNDVINYKPVVKKTEKTTASVKPSATEPVLNTKK; from the coding sequence TTGCGAATCTCTATACTGACCACCCTGTTACTCACAGCCTGCTGGCTGCCCGGTCGGGCACAAGTGGGCCGTCCGCCCATGAGCGGGGGCAACAGCGGCCCGGTCGAAAAAGTGGAGCTGTTACCGCCCGGAGCCGATAGCCTGGTGGTGTTAAATGATCCGGGACAGGTAATCCGAAAACTGTATAATAACGTAAGATTCCGGCATAAGGGCGTGCTGATGTACTGTGACCAGGCCATACAGAACGTAACCACCAACGTGATTGAAGCTTACGGAAACGTGCGTATTCTGCAAGGTGACACCATCAGCGTGCGGGCCGATACCATGTATTACTATGGCAACGTGCGGCAGGCCAATCTGCGCGGACGTGTGACCATGAAAGATCGTAAAATGACACTGACAACCGGACAACTCGATTACGATATGTCTATGGGGGTGGCGCACTACCCCAACAAGGGCCGTATTGTTGACCGGGAGAACATTCTGACCAGTCAGGAAGGGTTTTACGATACCCGAACCAAGCAGTTTACATTCCGTCAGAACGTACGGCTGGTAAATCCCAAATACACCCTTACCGCCGATAATTTGCTGTACAACTCGCTAACCAAAATTGCCGACTTTCAGGGGCCAACCAAGATTGTCAATAAAGATGGTACTCTGTTGGCTTCACAAGGGCAGTATAATACCGTAACGCGGGTATCGAATTTTCAGCAGCGGGCTACCGTCGAAACCCCCAAGTACACCCTCACCGGCGACACCCTCTTTTACGACAACAACACCGACCTGGGCATTGCCAAAGGGAACGTGGTGATGGTAGCCAAGGAAGACAAAACGATAATTACCGGCGAACACACCCGGTACAACGGTCGGATTGGAATCTCGCGGGTAACGGGCAACGCGCTCGTAAAAAGCGTGGTAAGTAACCAGGACACCCTGTTTATGCGGGCCGACACCCTGTTTTCGTACGATACTCCCCGCGACACGGCTCGTACGAAACCCAAGCCGGGCACCAAACCCGTACGCAAACTGATTGGTCAGCGTAATGTGGTGGTGTTTAAATCGGACTTGCAAAGCCGGTGCGACTCGCTCGTGTACGATGTAGCCGATTCGACCATCTATTTCTTCAAAAAGCCAATCATTTGGAGCGGGCAATATCAGCTGGAGGCAGACTCGGTAACGACCAGGATGAAGAATAACCGAATTGACCGGATGTTTTTGCGAACCCGCTCCTTTGTAGTTGCCCGCGATACGTTGCAGAACTTCAACCAGATCAAGGGCAGAGCGATTACCGCGTATTTCCAGACCAAAAACGATACTGTGCGGGCTGTTACAAGCACCATGCCAACGTCAACAACCGTGGTAAAAGGTAAACTTCCGACCCGCCCGGCAGTTGCGACAAACGCAGCTTCCAGTACGGTTGCGGCCCCGTTGACCGTTCGGCAAAATACGGTGCTCGACCGCGTGATTGTGGAAGGAAACGGACAAAGTATCTACTTTGCTGTGGACGATAAGAACAAGTTAGTGGGGATGAATCGCGTCGAATGCAGTCGGATGAATATTGATTTTGAGAACCAGAAAGTCAATGAGATACGGTTTTACGGGCAGCCCGATTCGCAGTTTGTTCCCCCGCAGGAAATCACGGGACCGAAGAAAGAATTGGAGGGTTTCCGCTGGCGCACAGCTGATAAGCCAGGCAAAAACGACGTGATCAATTACAAACCAGTCGTTAAGAAAACCGAAAAAACAACGGCTTCGGTTAAACCTTCGGCTACGGAACCGGTTCTAAATACCAAAAAATAG
- a CDS encoding T9SS type A sorting domain-containing protein, translated as MKQHILFWACLTGLVLSAGAPLRAQSDARTRSRLETGRTGSSPKLTPRTESSAFARKFPFLAQPNSTGLDRVVPSSKTSVINSYYRSLLIAPATTSVTKPATRSALAESTAAAPTEAKAPTEESLRLERTSDDRLFANDRISVSNVYPNPASDYADIDYQIIAPVGEAKITVLDLLGSPISEYTLDSGDRKVRIATREMPTGMYFYRLSLDGKKVATKKLLVQHR; from the coding sequence ATGAAGCAACATATACTTTTTTGGGCGTGTCTCACCGGCCTCGTGCTTTCGGCAGGTGCTCCGCTCCGGGCTCAGTCGGATGCCCGGACCCGGAGCCGGCTTGAAACGGGCCGAACGGGGTCAAGTCCTAAGCTTACCCCCCGGACGGAAAGCTCGGCATTTGCCCGCAAGTTTCCGTTTCTGGCTCAACCCAACAGCACAGGGCTGGATCGGGTAGTGCCTTCGAGCAAGACATCCGTTATCAATTCGTATTATCGTTCGCTGCTGATTGCGCCCGCTACAACATCGGTTACCAAACCGGCCACCCGTTCGGCACTGGCTGAAAGCACGGCTGCTGCTCCAACTGAAGCCAAAGCCCCAACCGAAGAAAGCCTGCGCCTGGAGCGTACGTCAGACGATCGGCTGTTTGCCAATGACCGGATTTCGGTTTCGAACGTGTATCCGAACCCCGCTTCGGATTATGCCGACATTGACTACCAGATTATTGCGCCCGTTGGCGAAGCAAAAATCACCGTTCTTGATTTGCTGGGTTCACCCATTTCGGAGTACACCCTCGACTCAGGCGACCGGAAAGTACGTATAGCCACACGCGAAATGCCAACCGGGATGTACTTCTACCGGCTGTCGCTGGATGGCAAAAAGGTAGCAACTAAAAAATTACTGGTACAGCATCGCTAA
- a CDS encoding outer membrane protein assembly factor BamD, translating into MQQRQIVRVFWSVLFVALLGSCSPFSKLQKNGTQEEKYKGALEYYKKEDWYRAGMLFEELIPVLKGSNESEMAQFYYAYTQYHQQLYSVSAQLFKRFYETFARSEKAQEAQYMYALSQYKDTPKFNLDQSNTVAAMSALQDFINSYPESEFREGCTKMILELRQRLEQKAYEKAKLYHKTSGFNIASLKSAVVSIDNFQKEFPDSEYNEELAYLKVDSQYNYAVNSLETKQKERFQDAVTFYQAMVDKYPSSKYLKQAEKMYESSVKEVERLAKLEKEKEQQKQNDANRPAKVTAASN; encoded by the coding sequence ATGCAACAACGTCAGATAGTTAGAGTGTTTTGGAGTGTGCTGTTCGTGGCGCTGCTCGGTTCGTGCAGCCCTTTCTCGAAGTTGCAGAAAAACGGCACGCAGGAAGAGAAGTACAAAGGGGCTTTGGAGTATTACAAGAAAGAAGATTGGTACCGGGCCGGGATGTTGTTCGAAGAGTTGATTCCGGTGCTTAAAGGCAGTAACGAGTCTGAAATGGCGCAGTTCTATTACGCCTACACGCAATATCATCAGCAGTTATATTCGGTCAGTGCGCAACTGTTCAAGCGTTTCTACGAGACGTTTGCGCGCAGTGAAAAAGCGCAGGAGGCTCAGTACATGTACGCCCTCTCGCAATACAAAGACACGCCTAAATTCAACCTCGATCAGTCGAACACGGTAGCGGCTATGTCGGCTCTTCAGGATTTTATCAACTCCTACCCGGAGAGCGAATTCCGCGAGGGTTGTACCAAAATGATTCTGGAGCTTCGGCAACGGCTGGAACAGAAAGCATACGAAAAAGCTAAACTGTACCACAAAACAAGTGGATTCAATATCGCTTCGTTGAAGTCGGCGGTGGTGAGTATCGACAATTTCCAGAAAGAGTTTCCTGACTCCGAATACAACGAAGAGTTAGCGTATCTGAAAGTCGATTCGCAGTACAACTACGCCGTTAATAGTCTGGAAACGAAGCAAAAGGAACGTTTTCAGGACGCCGTCACGTTTTATCAGGCGATGGTCGACAAGTATCCGTCGAGCAAGTATCTGAAGCAGGCGGAGAAAATGTACGAAAGCAGCGTGAAAGAGGTGGAACGCCTGGCAAAACTGGAAAAAGAAAAAGAACAGCAGAAGCAGAACGACGCCAACCGACCGGCAAAAGTGACTGCTGCAAGCAACTAA
- a CDS encoding DNA-directed RNA polymerase subunit omega: MATNPSLITRDTDKIAAPTGNLYESVSIISRRARQIAAKNKEELSNKLSEFVSAVDNLEEVFENREQIEISKFYERMPKPTSVATDEFLEGKIYSRYNEEDAAQ; this comes from the coding sequence ATGGCAACGAATCCCTCATTGATCACCCGCGACACCGACAAGATTGCGGCTCCTACTGGCAACCTGTACGAATCTGTTTCGATTATTTCGCGACGCGCCCGGCAGATTGCCGCCAAAAACAAAGAAGAACTGAGCAACAAGCTGTCGGAGTTTGTTTCGGCGGTTGATAACCTCGAAGAGGTATTTGAAAACCGGGAGCAGATCGAAATTTCGAAGTTTTACGAGCGTATGCCCAAGCCAACCTCAGTCGCTACCGACGAGTTTCTGGAAGGCAAAATCTATTCGCGTTACAACGAAGAAGACGCAGCGCAGTAA